CTGGCGCGCCTTGGCCAGCACCGCCTCGGTGCTTATCAGCTTCTGCGCGTCCACGCCGGTGTCGTAGCGCTGCGCCTGCGGGCAGTACGCGCAATCCTCCGGGCAGCCGCCGGTCTTGACCGACAGCAGCGTGGAGACCTGCACCTGCGCCGGATCGAAGTGCTCGCGATGGACCGCGGCGGCGCGGTGCAGCAGCTCCGGGAACGGCAGGTCGAACAGGGCGAGCAGTTCCTGGCGTTGCCAGTCGTGTCGGACGACAGCGGACATGGGAGTTTCCTGACGGTAAGCGGCTGGGAAAGCGGGCAGTCTGGTGAGCATGGATATCGCTGTCAACTTTGTTGGAGCGGATCGGGTTGACGGCTGGTGGCGGCGGTTGCAGCGCTGCGTGCTGCCGGAGCGCTGCCTGGTCTGCGCCGAGCCCGGCGTCGCCGGCCTGGACCTGTGCCCGGCCTGCCGCGACGCGCTGCCATGGAACGCCAGCGCCTGCCAGGCGTGCGCGCTGCCGCTGCCGGCGCTGGACGCGGCCCAGCGCTGCGGCGCCTGCCAACGCCAGCCGCCGCCATTGGCGTTGGTCGCCAGCGCCTGCGTCTATGCCGCGCCGGTCGACGGGCTGCTGCGGCGCTTCAAGTTCCACCAGGACCTGGCCGCCGGGCGCCTGCTGGCGGCCTTGCTGCAGGCGCGCTGCACCGGGTTGCCGCGCCCGCAGGCCCTGCTGCCGGTACCGCTGCATCGCGCGCGGTTGCGCCAGCGCGGCTACGACCAGGCCCTGGAACTGGCACGGCCACTGGCGCGCGCGCTGGGCCTGCCGCTGTGCGACGGCCTGCAGCGCGTGCGCGCCACGGCGCCGCAGTCCGAGCTCGACGCGCGCGCGCGCCGCCGCAACCTGCGCCATGCCTTCGCGGTGCGGGCGCCGCTGCCGGCGCACGTGGCGCTGGTCGACGACGTGATGACCACCGGCGCGACCCTGCATGCCGCGGCTCGGGCGCTGCGCCGCGCGGGCGTGGCGCGGGTCGATGCGTGGGTGGTGGCGCGGGTGCCGTGAGGTGGTGGGCATGGCGGGTGCGGCGATCATCGCTGCGTACGCGCTGCAGGCGCCCTGATGCCGCTTGGGCACGCCGGGCGCGTGAGCCGACAGTGCCTGGCGTTCGAAGCAATGCGTGTCACTGGCGCGCCGGATCGGTGCAGCGGATCACCCAGGTTCGCATGCAGCCGCGCGCGACGGAGGCGTGGCGGGCAAGCAAGCGCGCGCGTGGACAGTGCGCAAACGCATCGTTCTCCTATGATGTTGCCAACGACTTCAGGAGATCGCGATGCGCTGGAAGGCTTTGGGGTTATCGATGGCGTTGTACATGGTCGGCGCGACCGGCTGCGGGCTCAGTAAGGCGCCGGATGCCGCCGACGCGAGCGCGGTGAAGGCGAAGATCGAATGGCGCCTGGCCAGCCACGCGCCAAGCGCAGGCTATGCCGAGGCCGCCTACCAGGGGCGGCCGGTCTATCTGGCGCCGCAGGCGCTGTTGGCGGTCGAGGAGGGCGCGACCGTGTCGCGCGTGGACGGCGACGATGGCCGGCCGGCGCTCGATCTGCGCGTTGCCGGACACGGCGAGCGCCTGACCCGGGCCACGGAGCAGAACATCGGCAAGCCGATCGCGCTGCTGGCCGATGGCCAGGTGCTGACGGTGGCGACGGTCATGGCGCCGCTTTCCGGCGAGAGCCTGCGGATCAGCGGCCTGCAGGACGTGCAGGAACAGCAGCGGGTGTTCGCGCTGTTGACGCATGCATCGACCGCCGCGGCGCCGGCGCAGGCGGGCAAGCGCTAGAGCGGTCCGGCACGGCCGGATGGGAGCACGAGCTGCCGCCGGCGAGCGCCTGGACGTGGCACCGCTGCCATGCATGGTCGCCTGGCAGTCCTGGGTAGTCTTGGACTGCCCTCGCGGTACGGCGCGGCAGGTTGGTGGGCTCGTTGCGTGCGCAGACGTTTGTGCCGGCTTGCGATCCGATGCCGTGGCGGGCGGCTTCGCGATGGCGCTGGCGAGCAAGGCCCACAGCATCTCCGCCTGGATGGCGCCATAGCGCAAGCGTCTTTGGTGTTGTGGGAGGGACTTCAGTGGCGACATGGCCTTGCCGGTGACGCGTGCCACGGCGCAAGCCGCGCCCACCGTATGCGAATGTCGGGATTGAAGCCCCGCGTACAAAAATCGTCAGCCGAACCTGTTGGAGGGCTTCCGCCCCGATGCTTTGCCCGCTGGCGACCGAGTGAACGTGCCGCGGCACCATCGCCGTCAACGGCCGAGCACGCCACTGCCCCGAACGGCGGTGCGATGCAGCGCCGATGCGCCGCGCCTTGCCGCGCAGCTACGGCGCGCGCAGCGCCAGCGCCGCGGCGATGCCGGCGAAGATCGCCAGGCCGACCCAGTTGTTGTGCAGGAAGGCGCGGA
The Xanthomonas sp. AM6 DNA segment above includes these coding regions:
- a CDS encoding preprotein translocase subunit SecD; the protein is MRWKALGLSMALYMVGATGCGLSKAPDAADASAVKAKIEWRLASHAPSAGYAEAAYQGRPVYLAPQALLAVEEGATVSRVDGDDGRPALDLRVAGHGERLTRATEQNIGKPIALLADGQVLTVATVMAPLSGESLRISGLQDVQEQQRVFALLTHASTAAAPAQAGKR
- a CDS encoding ComF family protein, which codes for MDIAVNFVGADRVDGWWRRLQRCVLPERCLVCAEPGVAGLDLCPACRDALPWNASACQACALPLPALDAAQRCGACQRQPPPLALVASACVYAAPVDGLLRRFKFHQDLAAGRLLAALLQARCTGLPRPQALLPVPLHRARLRQRGYDQALELARPLARALGLPLCDGLQRVRATAPQSELDARARRRNLRHAFAVRAPLPAHVALVDDVMTTGATLHAAARALRRAGVARVDAWVVARVP